In Paenibacillus ihbetae, the following are encoded in one genomic region:
- a CDS encoding polyprenyl synthetase family protein, producing MKRFDIFGTLKKDMDVIEKELYRSVEGDSPELTETSLHLLRAGGKRLRPVFVLMGGKFGSYDIEKLKHVAVPLELIHSASLVHDDVIDDASTRRGKPTVKAKWDNRIAMYTGDYIYGKALDLTTRLKQPEIHQILAKAMVEMSIGEMEQIRDFFNVSQDVRRYLLRIRRKTSLLIAISCQLGALAADADRRIAASLYRFGYNVGMAFQIQDDLLDLCGSEKQIGKPPGSDMRQGNITLPVIYALEDPERREPLLKELDRIHALNGQCDVTEAVKLVTSSSGIARSEALADRYIAKALDALADLPDIKTRKQLKDIAHFITKRSY from the coding sequence ATGAAACGATTTGATATATTCGGAACTCTTAAAAAAGATATGGATGTCATTGAAAAAGAGCTGTACCGCAGTGTGGAAGGCGACAGTCCGGAACTGACGGAGACCTCGCTGCATCTGCTCCGGGCGGGCGGCAAGCGGCTTCGTCCCGTTTTCGTTCTGATGGGCGGCAAGTTCGGCAGCTATGACATTGAGAAGCTGAAGCATGTTGCCGTACCTCTGGAGCTGATTCACAGCGCTTCTCTGGTGCATGACGACGTGATCGATGATGCCAGCACGCGCCGGGGGAAGCCGACGGTAAAAGCGAAATGGGACAATCGGATCGCGATGTACACCGGCGATTACATATACGGCAAGGCGCTGGATTTGACCACCCGGCTGAAGCAGCCGGAAATTCATCAAATTCTGGCCAAAGCCATGGTTGAGATGTCCATCGGCGAGATGGAGCAAATCCGCGATTTCTTTAATGTCTCGCAGGATGTCAGAAGGTACCTGCTGCGTATCCGCCGCAAAACCTCCCTCCTGATCGCGATCAGCTGCCAGCTCGGAGCGCTGGCCGCCGATGCGGACCGGAGAATCGCGGCCAGCCTGTACAGGTTCGGCTACAATGTCGGAATGGCCTTTCAGATCCAGGACGACCTCCTGGACCTGTGCGGCAGCGAGAAGCAGATCGGCAAGCCGCCGGGAAGCGACATGCGCCAAGGGAATATCACGCTCCCGGTCATCTATGCCCTCGAGGATCCCGAGCGCAGGGAGCCGCTGCTGAAAGAGCTGGACCGGATCCATGCGCTGAACGGCCAGTGCGACGTTACCGAAGCCGTTAAGCTTGTGACGTCGAGCAGCGGGATCGCCAGATCGGAAGCGCTGGCGGACCGGTATATCGCGAAGGCGCTGGACGCCTTGGCGGACCTCCCGGACATCAAGACGAGAAAACAGCTGAAGGATATCGCACATTTTATAACCAAGCGGTCATATTAG
- the ndk gene encoding nucleoside-diphosphate kinase: protein MERTFLMIKPDGVQRGLIGRIVGRLEDKGFKMVAGKFLQISDEQAKRHYAEHEGKDFYDNLVGFITSGPVFAMVWEGDDIIALSRQVIGKTNVKEAQPGTIRGDFASHTPHNLIHGSDSPESAQREIANFFDESELVQYEKTLAPWL, encoded by the coding sequence ATGGAACGTACTTTTTTAATGATTAAGCCGGATGGGGTCCAGCGCGGATTGATCGGCCGCATCGTCGGCCGTTTGGAGGATAAAGGCTTCAAAATGGTTGCCGGCAAGTTTCTGCAGATTTCGGACGAGCAGGCAAAGCGCCATTATGCGGAGCATGAAGGTAAGGATTTCTACGATAATCTCGTCGGCTTTATTACTTCGGGACCGGTATTCGCGATGGTATGGGAAGGCGATGACATTATCGCCCTGTCCCGTCAGGTCATCGGCAAAACGAATGTGAAGGAAGCGCAGCCGGGTACGATCCGCGGCGACTTTGCCTCCCATACGCCGCATAATCTGATCCACGGATCGGATTCGCCGGAGAGCGCGCAGCGCGAGATCGCCAACTTTTTCGATGAGTCGGAGCTGGTGCAATATGAGAAAACGCTTGCTCCTTGGCTGTAG